Below is a window of Pseudodesulfovibrio sp. 5S69 DNA.
AGCCCGAGGAGGATGTCGAGGATGTGGTGGTGCAGGCGGCGAGCACGCCGACGAGCATGAGCGGCAAAAGAAATTTGATGAAAGAACGCATGGTTTCCTCCCTCCGGTATATGCGGTGAAGCCGTTTACTGTTGCTGTTGGGACGCGGCTTCCTTGAGCCGGTCGATCTTGTCCTGCAGATATCTTTCCATGTCCCGCCGGTCCTTGCGCAGCCGGACGAGTTCGCTCTCCAGGATTTGCAATTTGGCCTTGATGTCCGACGTGTCGAAGGTCAGCTTCAGAGCCATCTCTTCAATCTCGGCGTCCTTCTCCTCCAGCGCGCGGGTCTGCTCCATGATCGCCTCCGGCAGGGCGGTCTGCCCGGCGGGCAGTTGCTTGATGCGCTTCTGGCTGCGGGCCAGGAGCACGAAGGCGGTCTTGAGCTTGTGGATGTCTTCCTGCTGCCGCTCGATGACGGATTTCTGGTCCGCGATGACTTCCATGCAGGAGGTCACCCTGGACAGGACGTCGTTGAAGGTGGACGCCAGGTCGGCAAATCCTTCAGGCGAGCTCCCCGCCATTGCGGCCGGTGTGTGTTCCACCTCGATGGTCCGGGGGAACTCGCTGCGCAGCCGGTCGTCTATCTCGCTGGTCACCAATCCGTCGCCGTAAAGCCGGGAAATGCGTTCGAAAATGACCATGGATTCCTCCGGGTATTTCGTCACGCGGCCGACCTTCCGCCCACCCAGGAAATCCTTGAACAGGGCGGCGTACCGACGCGCTGTCGGCGCGGGGATGCGGGTGCGTTTGGCTATCTCAGCCACGGAAAGCCAATTCATGCATATGAAATACCATGAATACGGCCAATATCAAGCCCCAGGCATCAAATGGCACAACCTTTGGCTAGCATCCCGATATCATTGTAAAAGAAAAAGATTCCGTTGAAATTCCAGGTGTTGTACAACCGGGTCCAACGATGAAATTGGACATATATTAATGGAAATACCCGAAGATTACCGACTGTCGAGCTACGACTACGACCTGCCCGAGGACCGCATCGCCCAGGAACCGGCCGTGCACCGCGACGGTTCAAAACTTCTGGTCCTGGACCGCGCTGACCGCTCCCTGACCCCGGCCCGGTTCACGGATCTCCTTGATTACCTGCCGGACGACTGTCTGCTGGTGGCCAACAACTCCCGCGTCATTCCGGCGCGCATCTTCGGCCGCAAGCCCACCGGCGGCCAGGTGGAGTTCCTGCTGCTCACGCCGCTGCCTCTGCTTGAACCGCGCGAGGAGGGCGGGTGGTTGACCGCCCACGCCGAAGGGCTGCTGCGCGCCTCCAAGGGTCCCAAACCGGGCACGTCCGTGACCTTTGCCGACGACTTCTCCCTGACCGCCGAAGAGGCGGGCGAGTTCGGGCGCTGGCAGGTCACCCTGCGCTGGAAGGGGGACCTGACCGGACTGTTCAACACCCACGGCCATCTGCCCCTGCCGCCCTACATCAAGCGGCCCGACGGGGAGGCCGATCGGGAGCGCTACCAGACCACCTACTCGAACACGGCCAAGACCGGGTCCGTGGCCGCGCCCACCGCCGGGTTGCATTTCACCCCGGAGCTGCGCGAGCGCATCAGGGCCAAGGGCATCGAATGGGCCGAGGTGACCTTGTACGTGGGCTATGGGACCTTCAGCCCGGTGCGTTGCCCGGACATCCGCGACCACCGCATGCACGCCGAATACATCGAGGTGAGCGCAGAGACCGCCGAGGCGATCCGCCGGGCCAAAGCCGAAGGGCGACCGGTCATCGCCGTGGGCACCACCAGCGCGCGCACCCTGGAAGGCATGGTCCGCGAGGCCGGTTCCATACGGCAATTCCG
It encodes the following:
- the queA gene encoding tRNA preQ1(34) S-adenosylmethionine ribosyltransferase-isomerase QueA codes for the protein MEIPEDYRLSSYDYDLPEDRIAQEPAVHRDGSKLLVLDRADRSLTPARFTDLLDYLPDDCLLVANNSRVIPARIFGRKPTGGQVEFLLLTPLPLLEPREEGGWLTAHAEGLLRASKGPKPGTSVTFADDFSLTAEEAGEFGRWQVTLRWKGDLTGLFNTHGHLPLPPYIKRPDGEADRERYQTTYSNTAKTGSVAAPTAGLHFTPELRERIRAKGIEWAEVTLYVGYGTFSPVRCPDIRDHRMHAEYIEVSAETAEAIRRAKAEGRPVIAVGTTSARTLEGMVREAGSIRQFRGETDIFISPGYTFQVVDGILTNFHLPESSLIIMISALAGRKTILEAYAFALENHFRFFSYGDAMLIL